A portion of the Cryptomeria japonica chromosome 5, Sugi_1.0, whole genome shotgun sequence genome contains these proteins:
- the LOC131066201 gene encoding subtilisin-like protease SBT1.8, translated as MTSASFATFVLILASIFVISLATNEGEGARKPYIVRMVESAKPIHFASHHHWYASMLHQLSQSIELLYTYDTALHGFAATLSSAEAEVMETMDGCLAVIPSSLHQVATTHSPEFLGLAGTSGVWSKYSTSGEDIIVGVIDSGIWPESKSFNDAGLGPIPAKWKGKCKGGQNFSSANCNKKIIGAQYFVKGYEKSLNTIIDPSSEYLSPRDSSGHGTHVASIVAEAAVTVNSRYAKGTARGMAPQARLAIYKASWESGFSHQADVLAAIDKAVADGVDIISISIGKKTANLPFYKNPIALGTFGAIEHGVFVSAAAGNNGPSPSSLDNAAPWITTVGASSIDRDFPAFVRLGHYMGTYRGTSTYKGGNGKLQGQLPLVYASANDNSTCCLSGSLDRNVVEGKIVLCDYQTSEFKDKENEVARAGGVGMILVNKKDFGALQEVTTPNNGTIHNLPSISVSFRDGESIKSYIKRASNRSTAEMDITRMTVIGIRAPVVAAFSSRGPSIAYPSILKPDLIAPGVNILAALKDDYEFMSGTSMACPHVSGVAALMKAANPKWSPAAIKSALMTSSYTADNKNWPISDSYSMQPAGPFDMGAGHINPEAAVRTKLVYEIEPQDYIDYLCSVGYNKDQIAKLNGSSCRESSLEAADLNYPSFFVVFNRGSQRVEVKRTLTYMGSTPHVAYRVLVHDPPGVKISVEPRVLLFNTWKEKATYIVKFEKQQGDTGATRVYGSITWLPYLGDHSPVRSPVVVEIKSSILSLDHSSSNTTHTFALL; from the coding sequence ATGACGAGCGCCTCTTTTGCCACTTTCGTGCTCATATTGGCCTCTATTTTTGTCATTTCACTGGCTACAAATGAAGGTGAAGGCGCACGAAAGCCGTACATTGTTCGAATGGTTGAGTCCGCAAAACCCATCCATTTTGCTTCACACCACCACTGGTATGCTTCAATGCTTCACCAGCTCTCGCAATCAATTGAGTTGCTATATACATATGATACTGCCTTGCACGGCTTTGCTGCGACACTGAGCAGCGCAGAAGCTGAAGTCATGGAGACTATGGACGGGTGCTTAGCTGTTATTCCCTCCTCTCTTCATCAAGTAGCCACCACGCACTCACCTGAGTTCCTCGGCCTTGCCGGCACCTCTGGAGTGTGGTCGAAATACTCTACCTCTGGCGAAGATATCATTGTGGGCGTGATTGACTCAGGCATATGGCCCGAGAGCAAAAGCTTCAATGATGCAGGCCTTGGACCCATTCCCGCTAAATGGAAAGGCAAATGCAAAGGTGGGCAGAATTTCAGCTCCGCAAACTGCAATAAGAAAATCATCGGAGCTCAATACTTCGTCAAGGGCTACGAAAAGAGTCTTAATACTATCATTGATCCGAGCTCCGAATACTTATCTCCTCGAGACAGTAGTGGGCATGGGACACATGTAGCTTCTATTGTTGCGGAAGCAGCGGTGACTGTTAACAGTCGGTATGCAAAAGGAACAGCGAGAGGAATGGCCCCACAGGCCAGGCTGGCCATCTACAAAGCAAGCTGGGAATCAGGATTTTCCCATCAAGCGGACGTACTAGCCGCGATAGATAAAGCAGTTGCTGATGGTGtcgacatcatttcaatttcaataGGTAAAAAGACTGCTAATCTGCCATTTTACAAGAACCCAATAGCCCTTGGAACATTCGGGGCCATAGAACATGGTGTTTTTGTTTCTGCCGCGGCAGGTAATAATGGACCTTCCCCATCAAGTCTGGATAACGCAGCGCCTTGGATTACGACTGTCGGAGCCAGCAGCATCGACAGAGACTTTCCTGCTTTTGTACGACTGGGCCATTACATGGGCACCTACAGGGGCACCTCCACATACAAAGGAGGAAATGGAAAATTGCAAGGTCAATTGCCTCTGGTGTATGCTTCCGCCAACGACAACTCAACGTGTTGTCTTAGTGGCAGCCTCGACCGCAATGTGGTTGAGGGCAAGATAGTGCTGTGTGATTACCAGACGTCCGAATTCAAGGACAAGGAGAACGAAGTGGCCAGAGCAGGCGGTGTAGGAATGATTCTTGTAAACAAAAAGGATTTCGGAGCACTGCAGGAGGTTACTACCCCCAATAATGGAACCATTCATAATCTTCCCTCTATTAGCGTCAGTTTTAGAGATGGTGAAAGTATAAAATCCTACATCAAGAGAGCGTCCAATAGATCCACGGCCGAGatggacattacaaggatgactgtTATTGGAATACGTGCTCCCGTGGTTGCCGCGTTTTCTTCCCGTGGACCGAGTATAGCGTATCCTTCCATTCTGAAGCCTGATTTAATTGCTCCGGGCGTCAACATTTTGGCAGCCTTGAAAGATGATTACGAATTCATGTCAGGGACTTCGATGGCCTGCCCTCACGTGAGCGGCGTTGCAGCGCTGATGAAAGCCGCAAATCCCAAGTGGAGCCCCGCGGCCATAAAATCTGCTCTCATGACGTCTTCTTACACCGCTGACAACAAAAATTGGCCCATCAGCGATTCATATTCCATGCAGCCTGCTGGCCCGTTTGATATGGGTGCAGGTCACATAAATCCCGAAGCTGCGGTTCGTACTAAACTTGTCTACGAAATCGAACCTCAAGACTACATTGACTATCTCTGCTCTGTCGGCTACAACAAGGATCAAATTGCTAAACTCAACGGTAGCTCCTGCCGCGAATCCAGTTTGGAAGCCGCAGATCTGAACTACCCCTCATTTTTCGTGGTTTTTAATCGAGGCAGTCAACGGGTTGAGGTGAAGAGAACACTGACGTATATGGGCAGCACTCCCCATGTTGCGTACAGGGTGCTTGTCCATGACCCTCCCGGCGTGAAAATAAGCGTGGAGCCACGTGTATTGTTGTTCAACACATGGAAGGAGAAAGCCACGTATATTGTGAAATTTGAAAAGCAACAGGGAGACACAGGTGCCACACGCGTATACGGGTCGATAACGTGGTTACCATACCTCGGAGATCATTCCCCTGTTCGTAGCCCAGTTGTTGTAGAAATTAAAAGTTCTATCCTATCATTAGACCATTCATCTAGCAATACCACTCATACTTTTGCTCTGCTGTAG